In Ptychodera flava strain L36383 chromosome 21, AS_Pfla_20210202, whole genome shotgun sequence, a genomic segment contains:
- the LOC139122253 gene encoding uncharacterized protein: MDAAQYSDISDYDSDIERFVSQYDKADTNEEIAVEAAFTLTKTQERSRFAAPVSVEDVTKIQHSRVPQNTRRATNWGVTVWDTWGRMRNERIIFALRATDEHSSLQVEQFILGSDSDGCFVEFHGRPCKNNQGGTYSRKTPYKNIRHYGNSSNPRCVVKLIKKYLSQIPPSEPFYLRALPNAKNENIKFSSQKVGVNTLGQYTKQMCTMAGIEGYHTGHSGKVTAATSLYCQGFDEQLIKERTGHRSDEALRAYKRTSTFLQVKISDALQPPSPSEADKDTKTSKRLP, from the exons ATGGATGCTGCTCAATATTCCGATATTTCCGACTATGACAGCGATATTGAACGTTTTGTGTCACAGTATGATAAAGCAGATACCAACGAGGAAATAGCGGTTGAGGCAGCATTCACCCTCACAAAAACACAAGAGCGGTCACGTTTTGCAGCTCCAGTCAGCGTGGAAGATGTCACTAAAATTCAACATTCACGTGTGCCCCAGAATACAAGGAGAGCGACCAACTGGGGTGTTACAGTCTGGGATACCTGGGGTCGGATGAGAAATGAACGTATCA TCTTTGCTTTGAGAGCTACAGACGAACACTCCTCTTTACAAGTGGAACAGTTCATTCTCGGATCTGACAGTGATGGCTGCTTTGTAGAGTTCCATGGAAGACCATGTAAGAATAACCAAGGAGGCACTTATTCACGTAAAACCCCTTACAAGAATATCCGCCACTATGGCAATTCATCAAATCCGCGTTGCGTGGTGAAACTTATAAAGAAATACCTGTCGCAAATACCGCCAAGTGAGCCATTCTATCTACGTGCATTGCCAAATGCTAAAAATGAGAATATCAAGTTCTCTTCGCAGAAAGTTGGGGTGAACACACTAGGCCAGTATACCAAGCAAATGTGCACCATGGCTGGTATAGAGGGATATCACACTGGGCATTCAGGCAAG GTGACTGCAGCAACCTCTCTTTACTGCCAAGGTTTTGATGAACAGTTGATAAAAGAGCGGACAGGGCATAGATCCGACGAAGCATTACGCGCTTACAAACGCACCAGTACTTTCCTGCAAGTGAAAATATCGGATGCCTTGCAACCACCGTCCCCCAGCGAAGCTGACAAAGATACCAAAACCAGTAAAAGACTACCTTGA